One Roseofilum casamattae BLCC-M143 genomic region harbors:
- a CDS encoding UPF0175 family protein encodes MSILISEQMLSTTGMSEAQMRQEIAILLVEQEKLTLAQASHFARVNPNILENVLASRQIPVNGDLNLRKLQQQKLKYFPETTLHQVAGCLKYKGTPKTLDELEQAIGKGIKEQWNDIN; translated from the coding sequence ATGAGTATCCTCATCTCCGAGCAAATGTTAAGTACCACCGGCATGAGTGAAGCTCAGATGCGGCAAGAAATTGCTATCCTCCTCGTCGAGCAAGAAAAACTCACTCTCGCTCAAGCCAGTCATTTTGCTCGAGTAAACCCCAACATCTTGGAGAATGTACTCGCCAGCCGTCAGATTCCTGTTAATGGCGATCTAAACCTCAGAAAATTACAACAGCAAAAATTAAAGTACTTTCCAGAAACGACATTGCATCAAGTTGCTGGATGTCTCAAATACAAAGGAACTCCTAAAACACTGGACGAGTTAGAACAGGCCATTGGCAAGGGAATAAAGGAACAATGGAATGATATCAATTGA
- a CDS encoding MBL fold metallo-hydrolase, with product MGYSGEGVCLLSRMGPYHILLDCGLHQIEPFLAYLGDRGFLPDLIFCSHAHPDHCRGLPPLHQHYPDLPLYSSEVTGELLALHGLNSQACQALPWRSPQELKPGLSAQIYPAGHLPGAASILLSYQAPERTYTLFYTGDYFSSNSRLVERMRIEDVRGLQPDVLIVEATYGTARHPNRRHQENHLAERIYKALKKNTSVLLPVPVLGLGQELLMLLRSHHQFTGRDIDIWVDETIARGCDAYLKILPHLPANVQNFAEHQSLFWDDRVRPQVRRLSEHDDLPKLPRYPCIIIAHRQGDLHQWMQPNSGDWLALLSEHSKNTPKLALEMEQVDSAIVETYLFSQHCDGLGTTQLIHNIRPQHIIFFHGNTSYLADLTGLEELQNRYHLHCPQAETLVELPVGDTFIQPAAPETHYEGELTEFHTTIQIHLPEEITRDRRWQHFSDTGILEARWQGEELIVRGLSQRELLAQGVPKMPPDLNCCGNCAHYRGQRCWSPASALFEFRVSPDGVCPVFARNPES from the coding sequence ATGGGGTACTCTGGAGAAGGAGTCTGTTTGCTGTCCCGGATGGGGCCGTATCATATCCTGCTCGACTGCGGTTTGCATCAAATCGAACCGTTTTTAGCATACTTGGGCGATCGTGGATTTCTTCCCGACCTCATCTTTTGCTCCCACGCTCATCCCGATCATTGTCGCGGCCTTCCCCCACTGCACCAGCACTATCCCGACCTTCCCCTCTACAGCAGTGAAGTAACGGGGGAACTACTTGCTTTACACGGTCTGAATTCCCAAGCTTGTCAAGCCCTACCCTGGCGATCGCCTCAAGAGCTTAAACCCGGTTTGAGTGCCCAAATTTATCCGGCGGGACATTTACCCGGAGCAGCTTCTATCTTGCTCTCCTACCAAGCTCCAGAGCGCACCTACACCCTTTTCTACACCGGAGACTACTTTTCCTCTAACTCCCGATTAGTGGAGCGAATGCGCATCGAAGACGTGCGCGGACTGCAACCGGATGTTTTGATTGTGGAAGCTACTTATGGGACAGCACGGCATCCCAACCGCCGCCATCAAGAAAATCACCTGGCCGAGCGCATCTATAAAGCGCTCAAGAAGAACACCTCCGTACTGCTACCGGTTCCGGTTTTGGGGTTAGGACAAGAATTACTGATGTTGCTGCGATCGCACCATCAATTTACCGGCCGGGATATCGATATTTGGGTTGACGAAACCATTGCCCGAGGCTGCGATGCTTACCTGAAGATTTTGCCCCATCTTCCTGCCAACGTGCAAAACTTTGCCGAGCATCAATCCTTATTTTGGGACGATCGCGTTCGTCCCCAAGTCCGCCGCTTGTCAGAGCACGACGATCTCCCGAAACTGCCTCGCTATCCTTGCATTATCATTGCCCATCGTCAGGGAGATCTACATCAGTGGATGCAACCTAATTCCGGAGACTGGCTGGCCTTGCTCTCGGAACATAGCAAAAACACGCCCAAACTAGCGCTGGAAATGGAACAAGTAGACTCCGCGATCGTAGAAACCTATCTCTTTTCACAACATTGCGATGGGTTGGGAACGACGCAACTGATTCACAATATCCGTCCCCAACATATTATTTTCTTCCATGGCAATACCTCCTATCTTGCCGATCTGACAGGATTAGAAGAGCTGCAAAATCGCTATCATTTGCACTGTCCGCAAGCCGAAACCCTAGTGGAACTGCCCGTTGGCGATACGTTTATCCAACCAGCAGCGCCAGAAACTCATTATGAAGGCGAACTCACCGAGTTTCACACCACCATTCAAATTCATTTACCGGAAGAGATTACTCGCGATCGCCGCTGGCAGCACTTTAGCGATACTGGCATCTTAGAAGCTCGTTGGCAAGGAGAAGAACTGATCGTGCGCGGCCTTTCCCAACGAGAACTCCTAGCACAAGGCGTGCCGAAAATGCCTCCCGATCTTAACTGTTGCGGAAACTGCGCCCATTATCGAGGACAGCGCTGTTGGAGTCCTGCCTCTGCGTTATTTGAATTTCGCGTCAGTCCGGATGGAGTTTGTCCCGTGTTTGCCCGCAACCCGGAATCGTAG
- the atpD gene encoding F0F1 ATP synthase subunit beta encodes MAATTNVGKIVQIIGPVIDAEFPSGQLPQVYNAIKVVKKGADGQESSVTCEVQQLLGGNQVRAVAMSATDGLTRGMDIADLGAPISVPVGNSTLGRIFNVLGDPVDEKGPVNTQESSPIHREAPKLTDLETKPSIFETGIKVVDLLAPYRRGGKIGLFGGAGVGKTVIIMELINNIAKAHGGVSVFGGVGERTREGNDLYNEMVESGVINENNLSESKVALVYGQMNEPPGARMRVGLSALTMAEYFRDVSKQDVLLFIDNIFRFVQAGSEVSALLGRMPSAVGYQPTLGTEMGELQERITSTREGSITSIQAVYVPADDLTDPAPATTFAHLDATTVLSRGLASKGIYPAVDPLDSTSTMLQPSVVGDDHYATARLVQSTLQRYKELQDIIAILGLDELSEDDRLTVARARKIERFLSQPFFVAEVFTGSPGQYVKLDDTIKGFKMILSGELDHLPEQAFYMVGDISQAVAKGEKLAAKG; translated from the coding sequence ATGGCAGCCACAACAAACGTCGGTAAAATTGTTCAAATCATTGGCCCGGTTATAGATGCAGAGTTTCCTAGCGGTCAACTGCCCCAAGTCTATAACGCCATCAAAGTCGTGAAAAAAGGGGCTGACGGACAAGAAAGTTCGGTCACCTGCGAAGTACAACAACTCCTCGGTGGCAACCAAGTGCGCGCCGTAGCCATGAGCGCGACAGACGGACTGACCCGAGGAATGGACATCGCCGATTTAGGCGCTCCCATCAGCGTTCCCGTCGGAAACTCCACTTTAGGACGAATCTTTAACGTTCTCGGAGACCCTGTAGATGAAAAAGGGCCGGTTAATACTCAAGAAAGCTCCCCCATTCACCGGGAGGCTCCCAAACTAACCGATCTCGAAACCAAACCTTCTATTTTTGAAACCGGTATTAAGGTTGTCGATTTACTCGCTCCCTATCGTCGCGGCGGTAAAATTGGCTTATTCGGTGGAGCTGGCGTCGGCAAAACCGTAATTATCATGGAGCTAATTAATAATATTGCTAAAGCTCATGGTGGCGTATCTGTATTCGGTGGCGTGGGCGAGCGCACTCGCGAAGGAAACGACCTCTACAACGAAATGGTCGAATCTGGAGTAATCAACGAGAATAACCTGAGCGAATCGAAAGTCGCTTTGGTTTACGGTCAAATGAACGAGCCTCCCGGAGCCAGAATGCGCGTCGGTCTGTCGGCTCTGACTATGGCTGAATATTTCCGCGATGTGAGCAAACAAGACGTACTGCTCTTTATCGACAACATCTTCCGCTTCGTACAAGCCGGTTCGGAAGTATCCGCACTCTTGGGTCGGATGCCTTCTGCAGTAGGATATCAGCCTACCCTCGGAACGGAAATGGGCGAACTGCAAGAGCGGATTACTTCGACTCGCGAAGGTTCGATTACTTCCATTCAAGCTGTTTACGTTCCGGCGGATGACTTAACCGACCCCGCTCCAGCAACTACCTTTGCTCACTTGGACGCAACTACCGTACTTTCTCGCGGTTTAGCCTCGAAAGGAATTTATCCGGCAGTAGATCCTCTCGATTCTACCTCCACCATGCTGCAACCGAGTGTTGTCGGTGACGACCACTATGCAACAGCTCGCTTAGTCCAATCGACTCTACAGCGCTATAAAGAATTGCAAGATATTATCGCGATTCTCGGTTTAGACGAGCTGTCTGAAGACGATCGCTTAACCGTAGCTCGCGCCCGCAAAATCGAGCGTTTCTTGTCTCAGCCTTTCTTCGTTGCTGAGGTATTCACTGGTTCTCCCGGTCAATACGTGAAACTCGATGACACCATCAAAGGCTTTAAAATGATTCTCTCGGGCGAGTTGGATCATCTCCCCGAACAAGCCTTCTACATGGTGGGCGATATCAGCCAAGCAGTTGCCAAAGGCGAAAAACTAGCGGCTAAGGGTTAA
- a CDS encoding type II toxin-antitoxin system VapC family toxin has protein sequence MISIDTNIVVRLLTRDDEQQYQRSLELLQNNNVFIPDSVILETEWVLRFAYEFERIQTCQALRDLLGLPNVYLAEPDLIAQVLEWHENGLDFADAFHLSQTQNSQILYSFDKKFVKKATELTDRDVREP, from the coding sequence ATGATATCAATTGATACAAATATTGTTGTCCGGCTTTTAACTCGGGATGACGAACAGCAATATCAGAGAAGTCTGGAGTTACTGCAAAACAATAACGTTTTTATTCCAGACAGTGTCATTCTTGAAACTGAATGGGTACTGCGTTTTGCTTATGAATTTGAGCGAATTCAGACTTGTCAAGCTTTGCGCGATCTTTTGGGTTTACCAAATGTTTATCTAGCCGAACCCGATCTCATTGCACAAGTATTAGAATGGCATGAAAACGGATTAGACTTTGCTGATGCTTTCCACCTCAGTCAAACTCAAAATAGTCAGATTCTCTACAGCTTTGACAAAAAGTTCGTGAAGAAAGCAACTGAGTTAACCGATCGCGATGTTCGAGAACCTTAA
- a CDS encoding leucine-rich repeat domain-containing protein, translating to MDTNEAYRIAEERIAIARQQGETVLDLSNLGLTEVPDAIAQLTSLQGLSLNNNQLSELPEAIAQLTSLQGLYLSGNQLSEVPEAIAQLTSLQRLDLDNNQLSEVPEAIAQLTSLQRLDLDNNQLSEVPEAIAQLTSLQRLDLHNNQLSEVPEAIAQLTSLQRLDLHNNQLSEVPEAISQLTSLQRLYLHNNQLSEVPEAIAQLTSLQQLDLDNNQLSEVPEAIAQLTSLQWLYLNNNQLSEVPEAIAQLTSLQELSLNNNPLNPELEAAYEQGLDAVKTYLQALAEDKVILNEAKLILVGEGEVGKTCLLGALRGDEWVEGRLTTHGIQIKPVEVIHPNGNKEIVLNGWDFGGQRVYRPTHQLFFTAPAVYLVVWKPREGPQQGFVNEWITLIKHREPDAKILVVATHGGPSQRQPDIDRQELIDKFSTDTIQGFFFIDSKPHPTTGECRNIPNLKQAIAQVAATLPGMGRTIPAAWYRVREALRVTNQPYLTYNQVMDICAEQGVEGFLADLCLRVFHTLGHLIHYHYDPLLKDIVILKPDWLAKAISFALDDKQIRDNNGLVQFDYLSQLWENPPFEEETGYPKDLHRLFLKLMERFDLSYQVVDPDFCDPHNPTSLIAQLVDDQRPDSLPWDAEIPDGKHQKIQICRIVDDRGQLAKAEGLFYRLIVRFHKYSLGRDNYTNSVHWQRGLILDDNHNGRAFLEYIDTNIRITVRAAYPEFFLNELTKDVKWLVEHFWEGLRCEIVVPCIEPCGKSQPGLGQFEVEKLIASKEKGHSEYPCNVSGCDEWQNIDALIRNTTAAQTSPELTLNQLLQNQALFLQRISDLEQLGQESLANDQRLRSQLDEQFTQFIQMFNDEAKEGPRLFSLERTKTGFLDRPKAISIKVKLTLWCEHSRKPLPELNEDKTKGVYLLDVPREWFTKAKPYLTAVTRTIGLIVPVVSSAGKWLMEDTAYNDIAEEWDVAQKGIAASAKGGDLALDWASRQDAPNLEHGREIEAQGSVLRQLHSFLKEKDPTFGGLVRVQNRQYKYLWVHENFVDEY from the coding sequence ATGGACACAAATGAAGCATATCGTATTGCCGAAGAGCGGATAGCAATAGCACGGCAGCAAGGGGAAACCGTGCTGGATTTGAGTAATTTGGGGTTGACTGAAGTACCGGATGCGATCGCACAACTGACCTCTTTGCAGGGGCTTTCCCTCAATAACAACCAACTGAGCGAGCTGCCCGAGGCCATCGCACAACTGACTTCTTTGCAGGGGCTTTACCTCAGTGGCAACCAACTGAGCGAGGTGCCCGAGGCCATCGCACAACTGACTTCTTTGCAGCGGCTTGACCTCGATAACAACCAACTGAGCGAGGTGCCCGAGGCCATCGCACAACTGACTTCTTTGCAGCGGCTTGACCTCGATAACAACCAACTGAGCGAGGTGCCCGAGGCCATCGCACAACTGACCTCTTTGCAGCGGCTTGACCTCCATAACAACCAACTGAGCGAGGTGCCCGAGGCCATCGCACAACTGACCTCTTTGCAGCGGCTTGACCTCCATAACAACCAACTGAGCGAGGTGCCCGAGGCGATCTCACAACTGACCTCTTTGCAGCGGCTTTACCTCCATAACAACCAACTGAGCGAGGTGCCCGAGGCGATCGCCCAACTGACTTCTTTGCAGCAGCTTGACCTCGATAACAACCAACTGAGCGAGGTGCCCGAGGCGATCGCACAACTGACTTCTTTGCAGTGGCTTTACCTCAATAACAACCAACTGAGCGAGGTGCCCGAGGCGATCGCACAACTGACCTCTTTGCAGGAGCTTTCCCTCAATAACAATCCCCTCAACCCCGAACTGGAAGCAGCTTACGAGCAAGGTCTCGATGCGGTCAAAACTTATCTCCAAGCCTTAGCGGAAGATAAAGTTATTCTCAACGAAGCCAAACTAATTCTGGTCGGGGAAGGAGAGGTCGGTAAAACCTGCTTGCTCGGTGCGTTGCGCGGCGATGAGTGGGTGGAAGGTCGTCTCACTACCCACGGCATCCAAATTAAACCCGTGGAAGTCATCCATCCTAATGGCAATAAAGAGATCGTGCTCAATGGCTGGGACTTTGGCGGCCAGCGGGTTTATCGTCCTACCCATCAACTCTTCTTTACCGCTCCAGCCGTTTATTTAGTGGTGTGGAAACCCCGAGAAGGCCCCCAGCAAGGCTTTGTCAATGAATGGATTACACTGATTAAACATCGCGAACCCGATGCCAAAATCTTAGTTGTTGCCACCCATGGCGGCCCCAGTCAACGGCAACCGGATATCGATCGCCAGGAGCTAATCGATAAATTCTCCACCGATACCATTCAAGGCTTCTTTTTCATCGATAGCAAGCCCCACCCCACCACTGGAGAATGCCGAAATATCCCTAACCTGAAACAAGCTATTGCTCAAGTTGCTGCTACTCTCCCAGGAATGGGTCGCACTATTCCCGCTGCTTGGTATCGAGTCCGCGAAGCCTTGAGAGTAACCAACCAACCCTACTTAACCTATAACCAAGTTATGGACATCTGCGCCGAACAAGGTGTAGAAGGATTCCTTGCCGATCTCTGTCTTCGGGTTTTCCATACCCTCGGCCATCTGATTCACTACCACTACGACCCTTTACTCAAAGATATCGTTATCCTGAAACCGGATTGGTTGGCCAAAGCCATCAGCTTCGCTCTCGACGATAAACAAATTCGCGATAACAACGGTTTAGTCCAATTCGACTATTTAAGCCAACTTTGGGAAAACCCGCCTTTTGAGGAAGAAACCGGTTATCCAAAAGATTTGCATCGCCTATTTTTGAAGTTAATGGAGCGCTTCGATCTTTCGTATCAAGTCGTCGATCCTGACTTCTGCGATCCTCATAATCCTACTAGCTTAATTGCGCAGTTAGTGGACGACCAACGCCCCGACTCCTTACCCTGGGATGCAGAAATTCCAGATGGCAAACACCAGAAAATCCAAATCTGCCGCATTGTAGACGATCGCGGACAATTGGCGAAAGCGGAAGGACTCTTCTATCGGCTCATCGTTCGCTTCCATAAGTATTCTTTAGGACGAGATAACTACACCAATAGCGTTCACTGGCAGCGCGGATTAATTCTCGATGACAACCATAACGGTCGCGCTTTCCTAGAATATATCGATACCAACATTCGCATTACCGTCCGCGCTGCCTATCCGGAATTCTTCTTAAACGAACTCACCAAAGACGTGAAATGGCTGGTCGAACACTTTTGGGAAGGGTTGCGCTGCGAGATTGTCGTTCCCTGCATCGAACCTTGCGGCAAGAGTCAACCGGGTTTGGGGCAATTTGAAGTAGAAAAGCTGATTGCCAGTAAAGAAAAAGGACATTCGGAATATCCCTGTAATGTTTCCGGTTGCGATGAATGGCAAAACATCGATGCGCTCATCCGCAATACGACCGCTGCCCAAACTTCCCCAGAACTGACTCTCAACCAACTGCTCCAAAATCAGGCCCTATTCCTCCAACGAATAAGCGACTTAGAACAACTCGGTCAAGAATCTCTAGCCAACGACCAGCGTCTGCGCAGTCAATTGGACGAGCAGTTTACGCAATTTATCCAAATGTTTAACGATGAAGCGAAAGAAGGCCCGCGTCTGTTCAGTCTAGAACGTACCAAAACCGGTTTTCTCGATCGCCCCAAAGCCATCTCAATTAAAGTTAAACTAACCCTCTGGTGCGAGCATTCGCGCAAACCCCTCCCGGAACTCAACGAAGACAAAACAAAAGGAGTTTATCTCCTTGATGTACCTCGCGAGTGGTTTACCAAAGCAAAACCGTACCTAACTGCCGTAACTCGCACTATCGGCTTAATTGTTCCCGTCGTCTCCTCTGCTGGAAAATGGTTAATGGAGGATACGGCATATAACGATATCGCTGAGGAATGGGATGTGGCGCAAAAAGGAATTGCTGCTTCTGCCAAAGGAGGAGATTTAGCTCTAGACTGGGCTAGTCGCCAAGATGCTCCCAACCTCGAACATGGTCGAGAAATTGAAGCGCAAGGCTCGGTGCTGCGCCAGCTTCATTCCTTCCTCAAAGAGAAAGACCCAACGTTTGGTGGTTTAGTCCGAGTCCAAAATCGGCAATACAAATATCTCTGGGTTCACGAGAACTTCGTTGATGAATATTAA
- a CDS encoding DUF6679 family protein, translated as MLHRKIYQLCSEGREVWIFLRDQQRWIERARVLEIEGDLVTIRYETEEEDEICAWEEMVRLESIGAVTQQLSTVPKGNTEILVSEDCPEAEQIRPHTDSNPD; from the coding sequence ATGCTACATCGCAAGATCTATCAACTCTGTTCCGAGGGTCGTGAAGTCTGGATTTTCTTGCGAGATCAACAGCGCTGGATCGAGCGCGCTCGCGTTTTAGAAATCGAAGGCGATTTGGTCACGATTCGGTATGAAACTGAAGAGGAGGATGAGATCTGTGCTTGGGAAGAAATGGTACGCCTGGAAAGCATTGGGGCAGTAACCCAACAACTTTCTACTGTCCCCAAGGGCAATACTGAAATACTTGTTTCCGAAGACTGTCCGGAAGCCGAACAAATTCGTCCCCATACTGACTCAAATCCAGATTAA
- the atpC gene encoding ATP synthase F1 subunit epsilon, which translates to MALTVRVIASNKTVWEDAADEVILPSTTGQLGILSGHAPLLSALDIGVMQVRPQSQKEWLPIALMGGFAEVENNEVTILVNGGDLGNDIDLKQAESAYEDAEQRLRQVNPDDSQEKFQATQALKRARARFQAAGGMVKV; encoded by the coding sequence ATGGCCCTAACAGTTCGTGTAATTGCTTCTAATAAAACCGTCTGGGAAGATGCCGCAGATGAAGTAATTCTCCCAAGTACGACCGGACAACTGGGTATTCTCAGCGGTCATGCTCCCCTTCTCTCTGCTCTCGATATTGGCGTGATGCAAGTGCGCCCTCAGTCTCAGAAAGAGTGGTTACCTATTGCTCTGATGGGAGGATTTGCAGAAGTCGAGAATAATGAAGTCACCATTCTGGTTAATGGTGGCGATCTCGGCAATGACATTGACCTCAAGCAGGCTGAAAGCGCTTATGAGGATGCCGAGCAACGTTTGAGACAGGTTAATCCCGACGATAGCCAAGAAAAGTTTCAAGCCACTCAAGCCTTAAAACGAGCCAGAGCGCGGTTTCAAGCGGCTGGCGGTATGGTCAAGGTTTAA
- a CDS encoding Rpn family recombination-promoting nuclease/putative transposase: MAYDNTCKYLAEKFPQDFIQWLLPQQPSTPIEVLKTELLQEPIRADSLTFLKTGEQILHIEFETRPYSKPPMPFRMLDYYVRLKRQYDCSVHQVVIFLREIDSEQVSVSKYEDTNTEHKYQIIRLWEQDPNLLLSSPGLLPLATLSKTEEPRRLLEQVVNQIATIEESSEQANVRACSQILAGLRFDKTLIGQLLRTEMMRESVIYQEIYQDGRQEGIQQGLQEGLLEGIQQGQRREAVSFVTRQLTRRVGALSLELQEQFQSLSLESLEDLGEALLDFTDVDDLVGWLRDREGDRTN; the protein is encoded by the coding sequence TTGGCCTACGACAACACTTGTAAATACCTCGCCGAAAAATTTCCCCAAGACTTTATCCAATGGTTGCTTCCCCAACAGCCATCGACTCCCATCGAAGTCCTGAAAACAGAACTGCTCCAAGAACCCATCCGTGCTGATTCTCTCACATTCCTCAAAACCGGAGAGCAAATTCTGCACATCGAATTTGAAACCCGTCCCTACTCCAAGCCTCCCATGCCCTTCCGGATGCTCGACTATTACGTGCGACTGAAACGACAATACGATTGCTCCGTACATCAAGTCGTAATTTTCTTACGAGAGATAGACTCAGAGCAAGTCTCGGTCTCCAAATACGAAGATACAAACACCGAACACAAATATCAAATCATCCGACTCTGGGAACAAGACCCAAATCTACTGCTATCTTCTCCCGGTTTGCTCCCCTTAGCCACCTTATCCAAAACTGAGGAACCGCGCCGGTTACTCGAGCAAGTGGTAAACCAGATTGCTACAATCGAGGAGAGCAGCGAACAAGCCAATGTTCGAGCTTGTAGCCAAATACTGGCAGGTTTGAGATTTGACAAAACATTAATTGGACAATTGTTGAGGACAGAAATGATGCGCGAGTCAGTAATTTACCAAGAAATTTACCAAGATGGCAGGCAAGAAGGCATTCAACAAGGCCTACAAGAAGGCCTGCTCGAAGGGATTCAGCAAGGACAGAGAAGAGAGGCAGTCTCTTTTGTCACGCGCCAATTGACTCGACGAGTTGGAGCACTTTCTCTAGAATTACAGGAACAATTTCAGTCTTTATCCCTGGAAAGCCTGGAAGATTTGGGGGAAGCGCTGCTGGATTTCACTGACGTGGACGATCTAGTGGGTTGGTTGAGGGATCGTGAGGGCGATCGCACAAACTAA
- the groL gene encoding chaperonin GroEL (60 kDa chaperone family; promotes refolding of misfolded polypeptides especially under stressful conditions; forms two stacked rings of heptamers to form a barrel-shaped 14mer; ends can be capped by GroES; misfolded proteins enter the barrel where they are refolded when GroES binds): MAKRIIYNENARRALEKGMDTLAEAVAVTLGPKGRNVVLEKKFGAPQIVNDGVTIAKEIELEDNVENTGVSLIRQAASKTNDAAGDGTTTATVLAHAMVKAGLRNVAAGANPIALKRGIDKATGFLVDKIAGQARQIEDSKAIAQVGSISAGNDEEVGNMIAEAMDKVGKEGVISLEEGKSMTTELEITEGMRFDKGYISPYFATDTERMEAVLDEPYILLTDKKITLVQDLVPVLEQVARSGKPLLIVAEDIEKEALATLVVNRLRGILNVAAVKAPGFGDRRKAMLEDIAVLTGGQLITEDAGLKLDSTKIDQLGTARRITLTKDNTTLVAEGNEEQVKARCEQIRRQSEETDSSYDREKLQERLAKLAGGVAVIKVGAATETEMKDRKLRLEDAINATKAAVEEGIVPGGGTTLAHLVPNLEEWANSNLTNEELTGALIVGSALAAPLMRIAENAGQNGAVIAERVKEKDFNVGYNAAANDFVDMFDAGIVDPAKVTRSALQNAASIAGMVLTTECIVVDKPEPKDGGAAGAGMGGDFDY; encoded by the coding sequence ATGGCAAAACGGATCATTTATAACGAAAATGCACGCCGCGCCCTGGAAAAGGGAATGGATACTCTTGCCGAAGCGGTTGCAGTCACCTTGGGGCCGAAAGGACGCAACGTCGTTCTCGAGAAAAAATTTGGCGCTCCGCAAATCGTCAATGATGGAGTGACCATCGCCAAGGAAATCGAACTGGAAGACAATGTAGAAAACACGGGAGTTTCCTTGATTCGCCAAGCCGCATCGAAAACGAATGATGCTGCGGGCGACGGAACCACCACCGCTACGGTTTTGGCTCACGCCATGGTGAAAGCCGGTCTGCGTAACGTGGCTGCGGGTGCTAATCCTATTGCTCTGAAGCGCGGTATTGACAAAGCTACTGGCTTTTTGGTAGACAAAATTGCCGGACAAGCGCGTCAAATTGAAGACTCGAAAGCGATCGCGCAAGTGGGTTCGATTTCTGCCGGTAACGACGAAGAAGTCGGTAATATGATTGCCGAAGCTATGGATAAGGTGGGCAAAGAAGGCGTGATTTCCTTGGAAGAAGGAAAATCTATGACCACCGAACTGGAAATCACCGAAGGGATGCGCTTCGATAAAGGCTACATCTCTCCTTACTTTGCTACGGATACCGAACGCATGGAAGCGGTTCTCGACGAACCTTATATCCTGCTGACGGATAAAAAGATTACCTTAGTGCAAGATTTGGTTCCGGTTCTCGAGCAAGTTGCTCGCTCCGGCAAACCTTTGTTAATCGTAGCTGAAGACATCGAGAAAGAAGCACTAGCAACGTTGGTGGTCAACCGCCTGCGAGGTATCCTGAATGTAGCAGCCGTGAAAGCTCCTGGATTTGGCGATCGCCGCAAAGCCATGCTCGAAGATATCGCCGTACTCACCGGCGGTCAACTGATTACCGAAGATGCCGGTCTGAAACTGGATAGCACCAAAATCGACCAACTCGGTACTGCTCGCCGCATTACCCTGACCAAAGATAACACCACTTTGGTTGCTGAAGGTAACGAAGAGCAAGTCAAAGCACGTTGCGAACAAATTCGCCGTCAGTCTGAAGAAACCGACTCTTCTTACGATCGCGAAAAACTACAAGAGCGCCTGGCTAAACTCGCCGGTGGTGTTGCTGTCATCAAAGTTGGTGCGGCAACTGAAACCGAAATGAAGGACCGCAAACTGCGCTTAGAAGATGCGATCAACGCGACCAAAGCTGCGGTTGAAGAAGGTATCGTTCCCGGAGGCGGAACCACTCTGGCGCACTTAGTTCCCAACTTGGAAGAGTGGGCCAACTCTAACCTGACGAATGAAGAACTCACCGGCGCTCTTATTGTCGGTAGCGCTCTCGCTGCTCCGCTGATGCGCATTGCTGAAAATGCCGGTCAAAATGGCGCGGTTATTGCCGAGCGCGTTAAAGAAAAAGACTTCAACGTCGGTTACAACGCCGCAGCCAACGACTTTGTCGATATGTTTGACGCTGGTATCGTTGACCCCGCAAAAGTCACTCGTTCTGCACTGCAAAACGCCGCGTCCATCGCTGGAATGGTTCTCACCACCGAGTGTATTGTGGTAGACAAACCCGAACCTAAAGATGGTGGTGCTGCTGGCGCCGGTATGGGTGGTGATTTTGATTATTAA
- the groES gene encoding co-chaperone GroES has protein sequence MAAVSLSVSTVKPLGDRVFVKISEAEEKTAGGIILPDNAKEKPQVGEIVQVGPGKRNDDGSRQAPEVNVGDKVLYSKYAGTDIKLGNDDYVLLSEKDILAVVS, from the coding sequence ATGGCAGCAGTATCCCTGAGTGTTTCTACGGTTAAACCCCTCGGCGATCGCGTGTTCGTGAAAATCAGCGAGGCTGAAGAAAAAACCGCTGGTGGCATCATTCTGCCTGATAATGCGAAAGAAAAGCCGCAAGTGGGTGAAATCGTACAAGTCGGTCCGGGCAAACGCAACGATGATGGTTCTCGTCAAGCACCGGAAGTGAATGTTGGCGATAAAGTCCTCTACTCCAAGTATGCCGGAACGGACATCAAACTGGGCAACGATGATTATGTTCTGTTGTCCGAGAAAGACATCCTTGCTGTGGTTAGCTAG